A part of Paenibacillus donghaensis genomic DNA contains:
- a CDS encoding sensor histidine kinase, whose product MNIKKFPWKKNVFRRLMLSFICILLPLFILSMIIYNWGVHTLKAEISKSMSSQVSQYFGNLEQEFRRIQLLQYDCLTDDNLNALGSIPESMNNIERMESILRLQQRLNAIRNSSTYIIDVYAYIPSVQKKVSALTVSAFNQEEWDGLKLAMDSPGSQLRDINDRLFISAAYPTTSPGGSRKPLFILSVEFSKSKLNENLKKMVNSSDEQLMLINPEYTISTNGEIRPDPTIANVLSNHSEQNLVRTIDFVNARYLAVYSYSPFFDAVLSKYVPVSAVFAPLDNFKNWFLLLAALSVIIIVMYSLYAYKYIHKPLLNLVKAFRRVEHEDFAVRIDHDADDEFRYIYARFNSMLENLESLVDQVYKQQILTHRAELKQLQSQINPHFLYNSFFILNTMARLGDNENLEQFTNQLGVYFQFITRSHAEEVTLADEVKHAKVYAEIQSTRFSNRNQVEFGELPESIREVMVPRLILQPIIENAFKHGLEQRSMNGMLRVRFQHMADELQMIVEDNGNELSEEQLIHLSHSLASNDVETTGMLNIHLRIRLKFGEGSGLLLERSGLGGLKTTIRMNLAEKGV is encoded by the coding sequence ATGAACATAAAGAAATTTCCATGGAAGAAAAATGTGTTTCGAAGACTGATGCTGTCGTTTATTTGTATTCTGCTGCCGCTCTTTATCCTCAGTATGATTATTTATAACTGGGGCGTTCATACGTTAAAGGCGGAGATTTCTAAGTCCATGAGTTCGCAGGTGTCGCAATATTTCGGCAACCTGGAGCAGGAATTCCGCAGAATCCAGTTGCTGCAGTATGATTGTCTGACCGATGATAATCTGAATGCGCTCGGCTCCATTCCTGAATCGATGAACAACATTGAACGGATGGAGAGCATCCTGAGATTGCAGCAGCGGCTCAATGCGATAAGGAACAGCAGCACTTACATTATTGATGTGTACGCTTACATACCGTCAGTTCAGAAAAAGGTTTCGGCTTTGACCGTTTCTGCATTTAATCAGGAGGAATGGGATGGGCTGAAACTTGCCATGGATTCTCCGGGATCGCAGCTGAGGGATATTAATGACAGGCTCTTTATAAGCGCAGCCTATCCCACGACTTCACCGGGGGGTAGCAGAAAGCCGCTGTTCATCCTCTCTGTTGAATTTTCCAAAAGCAAGTTGAACGAGAACCTCAAGAAGATGGTGAACTCATCCGACGAGCAGCTCATGCTGATTAATCCGGAGTATACGATCTCCACTAATGGCGAAATCAGACCTGATCCCACGATTGCGAACGTTTTGTCCAACCACTCCGAACAGAATTTGGTGAGAACCATTGACTTTGTGAATGCCCGTTATTTGGCGGTATACTCCTATTCCCCGTTTTTTGACGCGGTGCTGAGCAAGTATGTTCCTGTAAGCGCAGTCTTTGCGCCACTGGACAATTTCAAGAACTGGTTCCTGCTGCTGGCAGCGCTGTCCGTGATCATTATTGTCATGTACTCCCTTTACGCTTATAAGTATATCCACAAGCCGCTGCTTAATCTGGTAAAAGCCTTCCGCAGGGTGGAGCATGAGGATTTCGCTGTACGGATCGATCATGATGCGGATGATGAGTTCCGATATATTTATGCCCGCTTCAACAGCATGCTGGAGAATCTGGAGTCTCTGGTTGACCAGGTGTACAAACAGCAGATTCTGACACACCGGGCGGAGCTGAAGCAGCTGCAGTCCCAGATTAACCCTCATTTTTTGTACAACAGCTTTTTTATTCTTAACACCATGGCCCGGCTTGGGGACAATGAGAATCTGGAGCAGTTCACCAACCAGCTTGGCGTCTATTTTCAATTCATCACGCGAAGCCATGCGGAGGAAGTGACCCTTGCCGATGAAGTGAAGCATGCGAAGGTCTACGCGGAGATTCAGTCCACCCGCTTCTCCAACCGCAATCAGGTCGAATTCGGCGAGCTGCCGGAATCCATCCGCGAGGTTATGGTGCCAAGGCTAATTCTGCAGCCGATTATTGAGAACGCGTTCAAACATGGCTTGGAGCAAAGATCGATGAACGGGATGCTGCGGGTCCGGTTTCAGCATATGGCAGATGAGCTGCAAATGATTGTTGAAGACAACGGGAATGAGTTGAGCGAGGAGCAGCTTATTCACTTAAGCCACTCTTTGGCTAGCAATGATGTGGAAACTACCGGAATGCTTAATATTCATCTGCGCATCCGTCTGAAATTCGGTGAAGGCAGCGGATTGCTGCTGGAGCGGAGCGGGCTTGGAGGCTTGAAGACAACGATCCGCATGAACCTTGCGGAGAAGGGGGTATAA
- a CDS encoding response regulator transcription factor produces the protein MFRLLVVDDEKIIADGLYEVLKNLPNLELDVYKAYSGEEAVRLFDRTRFDIVLTDIRMPGINGLQLLDKIRDKWPTCKVIFLTGHNEFSYIYSAIQYDGVSYLLKTEGYEKVIQVVEQSVKEIEIELRNESLLKQAQEQLYTTREMMQNDYVKGILNEQLNIREINQKQLDELGIPLRAEESVLILLGRVNSFQNKSMYSYRTSQLYGIKLIARQYISAHAVVVETVNDKSDLIWLIQPLPGHAAEDGWGQVLTYIKGNLELIQLACRESVGEVLSFVLDDSPVSWEHAADRFSILQMLMNYRIGQGSGMLLLDKQLIRQEMRQAEKMGAKKPSFRHSRLELLRDQLENGQREEFEKTLQECAVTFAAVDSMHYTPAMEVYYAIGLVFLTYMNRWNLVDTVAAKVGMHKLMQPGEHESWQEAFGYLIQVGELLFSLQSQEEERRATAVILIIQKHILEHLHDPDEISLVRLGELVYFNPSYLSRLFKQVTEINLSEYITSARMNKAKQLLGNPDIKIQEVAELVGYGTATNFTRSFRKSLNMTPQEYRSLVLSR, from the coding sequence ATGTTCAGACTTTTGGTTGTGGACGATGAGAAGATTATTGCCGACGGTTTATATGAGGTTCTGAAGAACCTGCCAAATCTGGAGCTCGACGTGTATAAAGCCTACTCAGGGGAAGAGGCGGTCCGTCTGTTTGACCGGACACGCTTTGATATTGTGCTTACCGATATTCGGATGCCGGGCATCAACGGCTTGCAGCTGCTGGATAAGATCAGGGATAAATGGCCAACCTGCAAAGTTATTTTCCTGACCGGCCATAACGAGTTCTCTTATATCTATTCCGCCATTCAGTATGACGGTGTAAGCTATCTGCTGAAAACAGAGGGCTATGAAAAAGTGATCCAGGTGGTTGAGCAGTCCGTCAAAGAGATCGAGATTGAGCTGAGAAATGAGTCGCTCCTGAAGCAGGCTCAGGAACAACTATACACCACCCGGGAAATGATGCAGAACGATTATGTGAAAGGCATATTGAACGAGCAGCTGAATATCCGGGAAATCAATCAGAAGCAGCTGGACGAACTGGGAATCCCGCTTCGTGCGGAGGAGTCCGTGCTAATTCTGCTCGGCAGGGTCAACAGTTTCCAGAACAAGTCCATGTATTCTTATAGAACCAGCCAGCTCTACGGAATCAAGCTGATTGCAAGGCAATATATCTCCGCGCATGCCGTAGTTGTGGAGACAGTAAATGATAAATCCGACCTCATCTGGTTAATACAGCCCTTGCCTGGTCATGCTGCGGAGGATGGCTGGGGCCAGGTTCTGACCTATATCAAGGGGAATCTGGAACTGATTCAGCTGGCTTGCCGTGAGTCAGTGGGCGAGGTGCTTTCGTTCGTGCTGGATGACAGTCCGGTCAGCTGGGAGCATGCCGCAGACCGGTTCTCTATCCTGCAAATGCTGATGAATTACCGGATCGGACAGGGCAGCGGGATGCTGCTGCTCGACAAACAGCTGATCCGGCAAGAGATGAGGCAGGCGGAGAAAATGGGAGCCAAGAAGCCATCATTCCGTCATTCCCGGCTGGAGCTGCTTCGCGATCAGCTGGAGAACGGGCAGCGCGAGGAGTTTGAGAAGACCTTGCAGGAGTGCGCGGTCACTTTCGCCGCTGTAGACAGCATGCATTACACTCCGGCTATGGAAGTTTATTATGCCATAGGTCTGGTCTTTCTGACGTACATGAACCGCTGGAATCTGGTAGACACCGTAGCGGCAAAGGTTGGCATGCATAAGCTCATGCAGCCCGGTGAACACGAGTCCTGGCAGGAAGCCTTCGGGTACCTGATCCAGGTTGGCGAGCTGCTCTTCAGTCTTCAGAGCCAGGAGGAAGAGAGAAGAGCAACAGCGGTGATCCTGATTATTCAGAAGCATATCCTGGAACATTTGCATGATCCCGATGAAATCTCACTGGTCCGGCTAGGGGAGCTCGTATACTTTAATCCTTCTTATCTCTCACGGCTGTTCAAGCAGGTTACCGAGATTAACCTTTCTGAATACATCACCAGCGCGCGAATGAACAAAGCCAAGCAGCTGCTCGGCAATCCTGACATCAAAATTCAGGAGGTAGCTGAGCTTGTGGGCTACGGAACAGCTACAAACTTCACCCGTTCCTTCCGCAAGAGCCTGAACATGACACCGCAGGAATACCGCTCTCTTGTGCTGAGTAGGTAA
- a CDS encoding extracellular solute-binding protein gives MKRNNKIKSLTLLSAAGMLMLAACGNGSGNSADTDKNGANAENRAIDINAKYDPPVDVTAWRYTESTYKYENGDTIEDNIYTKTYASDLGINLKYAWTVPIEQFDQKMNVSIASGDLPDIMWLKNKQLTDLAENDMLYDLTDLFEKYASPLSKKIMLQDEASFNTAKIGGRLMALPRTSSAVDGLPILYVRTDWLDKLGLSEPKTMQEAMAVAEAFTNNDPDGNGKADTFGLALTKTFLTDSHFGTSGYFSGYHVYPGKWVKNSSGQLEYGSIQPGVKKALKQLQDLYAAGMLDQEFGVKDRSKVTESVAGGKVGLFYGSMSAPLSVIQKNVDNDPNAEWKALPILSSDTGPATPIGIMPITTYYGVSKDSKHPEAIFKLLNFGMQGYDENAESNSEFGISENNVPVYLYNLIAADPAKKNLNAHNNAIKAIEANDPSGLSAEEKGYYERIMSYRSGDRTNWGTERVFGSPSSFDVIDKYVNDENYIFDAFYGSPTATMVEKNATLQKMEEEVFTKIVMGQSIDTFDKFVEDWTKLGGEQIKKEINEWADKNK, from the coding sequence ATGAAGAGAAATAATAAAATCAAGAGCTTGACGCTTCTAAGTGCGGCGGGAATGCTTATGCTTGCCGCTTGCGGCAACGGAAGCGGTAATTCAGCGGATACGGACAAGAATGGTGCTAATGCCGAGAACAGGGCCATTGATATCAACGCCAAATATGATCCGCCGGTTGACGTCACTGCCTGGAGATATACGGAATCGACTTACAAATACGAGAATGGCGATACCATAGAAGACAATATCTATACAAAGACCTATGCCAGCGATCTTGGCATTAATCTCAAATACGCATGGACGGTGCCGATCGAACAGTTTGACCAGAAGATGAACGTCTCGATTGCCTCCGGGGATTTGCCGGATATCATGTGGCTGAAGAATAAACAGCTTACCGATTTGGCTGAGAACGATATGCTGTATGATTTGACCGACTTGTTCGAGAAATACGCTTCGCCTTTGTCTAAGAAAATCATGCTTCAGGATGAAGCCAGCTTCAATACGGCCAAGATTGGCGGAAGATTGATGGCTCTGCCGCGGACTTCCTCTGCCGTAGACGGTCTGCCGATTCTGTATGTACGTACCGATTGGCTGGATAAGCTGGGGCTTTCCGAGCCGAAGACGATGCAGGAGGCGATGGCGGTCGCGGAAGCCTTCACCAACAATGATCCGGACGGAAATGGAAAAGCGGACACTTTTGGGCTCGCGCTCACCAAGACCTTTCTAACTGACTCGCATTTTGGAACTTCAGGCTATTTCTCAGGATATCATGTGTACCCGGGCAAATGGGTGAAAAACTCGTCCGGCCAGCTGGAATACGGCAGCATTCAGCCAGGAGTCAAAAAAGCGTTGAAACAGCTTCAGGATTTATATGCGGCCGGAATGCTTGATCAGGAATTTGGTGTCAAGGACCGTTCCAAGGTAACCGAGTCGGTTGCCGGAGGTAAGGTGGGGCTGTTCTACGGCTCCATGTCTGCACCGCTGTCGGTCATTCAGAAGAATGTGGACAATGATCCGAACGCCGAATGGAAAGCGCTGCCGATTCTTTCCTCTGACACCGGGCCGGCAACGCCGATTGGTATTATGCCGATTACCACTTACTATGGAGTCAGCAAGGACAGCAAACATCCGGAGGCCATCTTCAAGCTGCTGAACTTCGGGATGCAGGGCTATGATGAGAATGCGGAATCCAATTCGGAATTCGGGATCAGCGAGAACAATGTTCCGGTGTACCTGTACAATTTGATCGCCGCCGATCCTGCCAAGAAGAATCTAAATGCGCATAACAACGCAATAAAAGCAATTGAAGCCAATGATCCATCCGGTTTGTCAGCTGAAGAGAAAGGTTATTATGAGCGGATTATGTCCTACCGCAGCGGGGACAGAACCAATTGGGGAACGGAGCGCGTCTTCGGTTCGCCAAGCAGCTTTGATGTCATAGACAAATATGTAAATGATGAGAATTACATCTTCGACGCCTTCTACGGTTCTCCAACCGCCACTATGGTCGAGAAGAATGCCACACTCCAGAAGATGGAGGAGGAGGTCTTCACCAAGATCGTGATGGGACAGTCCATTGATACCTTCGATAAATTTGTGGAGGATTGGACCAAGCTCGGTGGAGAACAGATTAAGAAAGAGATCAATGAATGGGCGGACAAAAATAAATAA
- a CDS encoding ABC transporter permease — MGTRNKLKSLPLHLMLLPGVILTLVFSYIPIMGIVIAFQKFVPSKGIFHSKWIGFDNFRYMLDMPNFTSVVWNTIFIAVLKIIAGLVIPIIFALLLNEVSGALFKRTIQTTIYFPYFLSWVILGGILIDILSPSSGIVNQFLGMFGVKPIFFLGNDQWFPFTLVLTDTWKGFGYGTIVYLAALTGIDQSLYEAATVDGAGRWKQMLNVTLPGMLPIITLMTVLSLGNVLNAGFEQVFNLYSPMVYSTGDIIDTFVYRLGLVEAQYGVATAVGLFKSIISLFLIVISNKLANRYAGYRIF, encoded by the coding sequence ATGGGTACCCGAAACAAGCTGAAGTCGTTGCCGCTGCATCTGATGCTGCTGCCCGGAGTTATTCTGACTCTTGTGTTCAGTTATATTCCCATCATGGGGATTGTAATAGCTTTTCAGAAATTTGTGCCATCCAAGGGAATCTTCCATTCGAAATGGATTGGGTTTGATAATTTCCGCTATATGCTTGATATGCCGAATTTCACAAGTGTAGTGTGGAATACGATTTTTATTGCCGTTCTCAAAATCATTGCTGGTCTGGTGATTCCGATCATCTTCGCCTTGCTGCTCAATGAGGTTTCCGGAGCGCTGTTCAAACGCACGATTCAAACGACCATTTACTTCCCTTATTTCTTGTCGTGGGTCATTCTGGGTGGAATACTCATCGATATTCTGTCTCCCTCCAGCGGAATAGTGAACCAGTTTCTGGGGATGTTCGGGGTGAAGCCGATTTTCTTCCTGGGCAATGACCAATGGTTCCCCTTCACACTGGTTCTGACGGACACATGGAAAGGATTCGGCTACGGCACCATCGTCTATCTTGCCGCCCTGACGGGGATTGACCAGAGTCTGTATGAAGCTGCTACCGTGGATGGCGCGGGCCGCTGGAAGCAAATGCTGAATGTCACCTTGCCGGGCATGCTCCCCATTATTACGCTGATGACGGTACTGAGCCTGGGGAATGTGCTCAACGCAGGTTTTGAACAGGTCTTTAATCTCTACAGCCCGATGGTATACAGCACCGGCGATATTATTGATACCTTCGTGTACAGGCTTGGTTTAGTGGAAGCGCAGTACGGGGTTGCCACGGCAGTAGGATTATTCAAATCGATAATCTCGCTGTTCCTGATTGTCATTTCCAATAAGCTGGCTAACCGGTATGCCGGATATCGAATCTTTTAA
- a CDS encoding carbohydrate ABC transporter permease: protein MHKLTASRRVFLIVNYILLSVTAIACILPLINVLAISFSSSSAAAAGYVKLWPVDFTIDSYKFALTKHEFLDGFLVSLKRVGLGYAISMVVSILIAYPLSKEKQVLRSRNIYAWFFIVTMLFHGGLIPTYMTIKSVGLLDSLWALVLPSTVSVFNVILLMNFFRELPKEIEEAANMDGSGHWRTLWSIYLPLSMPSVATITLFIVVFHWNSWFDGLIYMNSTTNYPLQSYLQTIIINVDPSTATTNDLLDMSAISDRTFKAAQVFLAAFPILIVYPFLQKYFMKGLVMGSVKG, encoded by the coding sequence TTGCACAAGTTAACTGCCAGCAGAAGAGTGTTTTTGATTGTGAATTATATATTACTGAGTGTTACCGCCATTGCCTGCATTCTGCCGCTGATCAACGTGCTGGCGATTTCCTTCAGCTCCAGCAGTGCCGCAGCGGCAGGTTATGTGAAGCTGTGGCCTGTAGATTTCACGATCGACTCCTATAAGTTTGCCTTAACCAAACATGAGTTTCTCGACGGATTTCTCGTATCGCTCAAAAGAGTGGGACTGGGTTATGCCATCAGCATGGTCGTAAGCATTCTGATTGCTTATCCGCTGTCCAAAGAGAAGCAGGTGCTGCGCTCACGCAACATCTACGCCTGGTTCTTCATTGTCACCATGTTATTCCATGGAGGACTGATTCCGACTTATATGACGATTAAATCAGTGGGGCTGCTGGATTCACTCTGGGCGTTGGTCCTGCCGTCTACCGTCTCGGTCTTTAATGTCATTCTGCTGATGAATTTCTTCCGGGAGCTGCCGAAGGAGATTGAGGAGGCGGCCAATATGGACGGATCAGGCCACTGGCGGACACTGTGGAGTATTTACCTTCCATTATCCATGCCCTCCGTGGCGACGATTACCTTGTTCATTGTCGTATTTCACTGGAATTCCTGGTTTGACGGTCTGATCTATATGAATTCCACCACCAATTACCCGCTGCAGAGCTATCTGCAGACGATCATTATCAATGTGGACCCCAGCACAGCGACCACCAATGATCTGCTGGATATGTCCGCGATTTCGGATAGAACCTTCAAGGCAGCCCAAGTGTTTCTGGCGGCATTTCCCATCCTTATTGTGTATCCATTTCTGCAGAAGTATTTTATGAAGGGGCTAGTGATGGGCAGTGTCAAAGGATAA
- a CDS encoding glycoside hydrolase family 43 protein, with protein sequence MNIHDLAEWPRWGDLGNGYYRNPVLNADVSDPDVIRVGDDFYMVCSDFHFMGMQVFHSKDLVNWSLIGKVYERLDIDPAYDEMHAYAKGSWAPAIRYYNGRFYVYFCTPDEGLYMSSAADPAGPWEPLHEVVRVSGWEDPCPFWDEDGQAYLGHSTVGAGPIILHRMSTDGKRLLDAGTIVYVGKIAEGTKIYKRNGYYYFIIPEGGVETGWQTVLRSASLYGPYERKVVLQQGATVVNGPHQGAIVELESGETWFLHFSSTGALGRVCHLQPVRWEDDWPVIGRNGEPVDIYAKPEVAGSHLPGLPATSDDFLGPELGLQWQWNHNPVNGNWSLTKNGLRLLALEAPDLLHARNTLTQKMIGQRGEASTELFIGGMKIGQRAGFAFLCAREENWIGAVSEREGIYLRAVTGGTVFHGPKLTGETVRLGSLMDLDGETRFIFSLGEEWLPFGGPCRMLAGFWKGARLGLFSYTREETGGNADFHWFQYDVQRGGA encoded by the coding sequence GTGAATATACACGACCTGGCTGAATGGCCCCGCTGGGGGGATTTAGGCAATGGCTATTATCGTAATCCTGTGCTGAATGCGGATGTATCCGATCCCGATGTCATTCGCGTGGGCGACGATTTCTATATGGTATGCTCGGACTTTCACTTCATGGGCATGCAGGTGTTTCATTCCAAGGATCTGGTGAACTGGAGTCTGATCGGAAAAGTGTACGAACGGCTGGATATCGACCCGGCCTATGACGAAATGCACGCGTATGCCAAAGGAAGCTGGGCGCCTGCGATCCGTTATTATAACGGGCGATTCTATGTTTACTTCTGCACACCGGATGAAGGGCTGTATATGAGTTCAGCAGCTGATCCTGCCGGACCCTGGGAGCCGCTTCATGAAGTGGTCCGGGTATCGGGCTGGGAAGATCCCTGCCCCTTCTGGGATGAGGATGGCCAGGCTTATCTTGGACACAGTACCGTAGGAGCAGGACCCATTATTCTTCACCGCATGAGTACGGACGGTAAACGTCTGCTCGATGCAGGGACTATCGTGTACGTCGGTAAAATTGCCGAAGGGACAAAGATTTATAAGAGGAACGGTTATTACTATTTCATTATTCCCGAAGGAGGGGTAGAAACCGGCTGGCAGACCGTGCTGCGCTCCGCCAGTCTGTACGGACCCTACGAACGAAAGGTGGTTCTTCAGCAAGGGGCTACTGTGGTTAACGGTCCGCATCAGGGAGCGATTGTGGAACTTGAGAGCGGTGAAACCTGGTTTCTGCATTTCAGCAGCACCGGTGCGCTGGGGAGAGTCTGCCATCTCCAGCCTGTGCGCTGGGAGGACGATTGGCCGGTCATAGGCAGGAACGGAGAACCGGTGGACATCTATGCGAAACCGGAGGTGGCCGGAAGCCATTTGCCCGGACTGCCTGCGACATCGGATGACTTTCTGGGGCCGGAGCTGGGCTTGCAGTGGCAGTGGAATCATAATCCCGTCAACGGAAACTGGTCGCTTACGAAGAATGGCTTGCGGCTGCTGGCTCTCGAGGCACCGGATCTGCTGCACGCGAGGAATACGTTAACCCAGAAAATGATCGGCCAACGAGGGGAAGCAAGCACTGAACTGTTCATCGGCGGCATGAAGATCGGCCAGCGCGCCGGGTTTGCTTTTCTGTGCGCCCGGGAGGAGAACTGGATCGGGGCTGTCTCGGAGCGGGAAGGAATCTATCTGCGTGCAGTCACCGGCGGAACCGTGTTTCACGGTCCGAAGCTGACAGGAGAGACGGTGAGACTGGGAAGCCTCATGGATCTGGACGGGGAGACCCGGTTCATCTTCAGCCTGGGTGAGGAATGGCTTCCGTTCGGCGGCCCTTGCCGTATGCTGGCGGGGTTCTGGAAGGGGGCGCGTCTGGGCCTGTTCAGCTATACCCGTGAGGAAACAGGCGGCAACGCAGATTTCCATTGGTTTCAATACGACGTGCAGAGAGGCGGCGCCTAG